A single region of the Terriglobales bacterium genome encodes:
- a CDS encoding putative toxin-antitoxin system toxin component, PIN family, with protein sequence MRVVFDTNVLISALVFPGKQADLALNRAIDGRDELLMSRAILDELLTVLARKFSRDREQLSRLAVWLSDLATWITPTTHISQLANEPDNRILECAITGKAEAIVTGDGELLALGKFEGIPILTLREYLSI encoded by the coding sequence ATGAGGGTCGTATTTGACACCAACGTCCTTATCTCCGCGCTCGTGTTTCCAGGAAAACAGGCAGACCTGGCTCTGAATCGCGCGATCGATGGAAGAGATGAATTGTTGATGTCCAGAGCCATACTGGACGAACTTCTCACCGTTCTTGCTCGGAAGTTTTCGCGCGACCGTGAACAACTCTCTCGTCTGGCGGTTTGGCTGTCGGATCTGGCCACCTGGATAACGCCGACAACTCACATTAGCCAGCTTGCCAACGAGCCCGACAATCGCATTCTCGAGTGCGCAATAACCGGGAAAGCCGAGGCGATAGTTACTGGTGACGGTGAGCTTCTCGCGCTCGGTAAATTCGAGGGAATCCCGATTTTGACCCTGCGCGAGTATCTTTCCATCTGA
- a CDS encoding amidase → MDTLSNDICWLTITEVSHLLRGKTVSPVELTQLCLDRIERLNPKLNAFITVTAESALDEARAAEREIHKGHWRGPLHGVPIAMKDLFDTAGVRTTAASAVFKDRVPNQDCEVVRRLKSAGAVLLGKLNMHEFAYGGSGIIGFFGPTRNPWSQEHIAGGSSSGSAAAVAAGMCYGALGSDTGGSIRLPADYCGIVGLKPTYGRVSTHGVIPLSWSCDHVGPMTRSVHDAAIMLQAIAGYDPEDPTSIDAPVPDYAATLPATAPLRVGIPRRHFYDDLDPEIETAMAAAISRIGKIAANMRDVELALASDTMVLRAEAYAYHCESVKESSELYQPDTVRRIRSGEAISAVDYMRTRRQMEAHRRTIRRLFDSVDVLITATSPVPPPTIAELLDDMESLRSREILMLRNTRPFNALGLPTISIPCGFTKTALPIGLQITGAPWAEGTVLRAAHAYERQTDWHTRHPELKG, encoded by the coding sequence TTGGATACTCTTTCCAACGACATATGTTGGCTCACCATCACCGAGGTCTCTCACCTTTTGCGCGGCAAGACTGTTTCTCCCGTCGAATTAACGCAGCTCTGTCTCGATCGCATTGAGCGACTCAATCCAAAACTGAATGCCTTTATCACAGTCACCGCCGAGTCAGCTCTGGACGAGGCGCGTGCGGCGGAACGGGAAATCCACAAGGGACACTGGCGCGGGCCTTTGCACGGCGTTCCGATCGCCATGAAGGACCTATTCGACACTGCCGGTGTACGGACGACTGCGGCCAGTGCCGTATTCAAGGATCGAGTTCCGAACCAGGACTGCGAGGTCGTACGACGTTTGAAGTCCGCAGGAGCTGTGCTGCTGGGCAAGCTGAACATGCACGAGTTCGCGTACGGCGGGAGCGGCATTATCGGCTTTTTCGGTCCGACAAGAAATCCGTGGTCGCAGGAGCATATTGCCGGCGGCTCATCTTCGGGTTCGGCGGCCGCAGTTGCCGCGGGAATGTGCTACGGCGCGCTCGGTTCTGATACGGGAGGGTCGATCCGACTGCCCGCTGATTACTGCGGCATAGTGGGATTGAAACCCACTTATGGCCGAGTGAGCACGCATGGTGTAATCCCACTGTCGTGGTCGTGCGATCACGTCGGCCCAATGACACGCAGCGTCCATGATGCCGCAATTATGCTGCAGGCTATTGCCGGTTACGATCCGGAAGACCCCACGAGCATAGATGCTCCGGTGCCGGATTACGCAGCTACATTGCCCGCTACGGCGCCGCTGCGGGTCGGCATACCGCGCCGTCACTTTTACGATGATCTCGATCCGGAAATCGAAACCGCCATGGCTGCTGCCATCTCCCGAATCGGGAAGATTGCAGCAAACATGCGGGACGTGGAACTAGCTCTGGCGAGTGACACGATGGTGCTGCGCGCGGAAGCCTACGCATACCATTGTGAAAGTGTGAAGGAGAGTTCGGAGCTTTACCAGCCGGATACGGTGAGAAGGATCCGGTCCGGCGAAGCGATCTCCGCGGTCGACTACATGCGGACTCGCCGTCAGATGGAAGCGCATCGTCGCACTATCCGCAGGCTGTTTGATTCAGTCGACGTCCTTATTACTGCGACGTCGCCGGTGCCGCCTCCTACGATCGCCGAGCTTCTCGACGATATGGAGAGCCTGCGCAGCAGAGAAATCCTCATGCTTCGCAATACCCGCCCATTCAATGCGCTCGGTCTGCCGACGATTTCTATCCCGTGCGGCTTTACCAAAACGGCACTGCCAATCGGGTTGCAGATTACCGGTGCTCCCTGGGCGGAAGGTACGGTGCTGCGTGCGGCCCACGCTTACGAACGACAAACCGATTGGCACACCCGCCATCCGGAGTTGAAGGGCTAG